The Nitrospirota bacterium nucleotide sequence AGGGATGGAGGAGGTAATTACCGGTACAGAGGTGGAGAAGTTAAGCATTGTCCCTTCCTCCATCGATCTCCTTGCTGTTGAGGTTGAACTTGTTGACAGGCCGGAGCGGGAAGCGGTGTTAACAGAAGCCCTCAGGCCGATTGCCGACAGGTTTGAATATATCATAGTGGACTGTCCCCCCTCGCTTGGCCTCCTCACCCTCAATGCCCTTGTGGCCGCCAACTCTGTTCTTGTGCCTGTGCAGTGTGAATATTATGCACTGGAAGGGCTTGGTCTCCTTTCACGTACAATCAATCTTGTCAAGGACTCCTACAACCCGTCCCTGCAGATTGAGGGTATATTGCTGACCATGTTTGATGCAAGGAACTCCCTGTCGCATCAGGTGGCCCAGGAGGTGAAAAAACACTTTGGAGACGTGGTTTATTCCACAGTTATACCAAGAAATGTTACACTTAGCGAGGCCCCGGGCTTTGGTAAGCCCGT carries:
- a CDS encoding AAA family ATPase, producing the protein MGRIVAIANQKGGVGKTTTAINLAASLALAEKDILIIDADPQGNSSSGLGIDRNNLKTTLYDVFVGRAGMEEVITGTEVEKLSIVPSSIDLLAVEVELVDRPEREAVLTEALRPIADRFEYIIVDCPPSLGLLTLNALVAANSVLVPVQCEYYALEGLGLLSRTINLVKDSYNPSLQIEGILLTMFDARNSLSHQVAQEVKKHFGDVVYSTVIPRNVTLSEAPGFGKPVMLYDARSRGAQSYFQLAKEILSEGRTR